The DNA window ACTGGGATTATGGCTGACATTTTTGTATAACAACTGGCTAACACTCATTTTGGCTCTATTGCTGAGCCATATCTTGCGTTTGGCTTGTTGTCATCAAAACATGCAGCTTTGCAACACAAAGGGAAAATTAGAACTTACAGATTTGGCTCTGACCCCTCCGGCAGTTTTCAGAATCTGGGAACTAAATGACGGCATTGAAGCCACATACTTCATTACCAAGGGCGAAGTGAAGTCCCAAATgccacagaaaacaacaaagcaggCACAGAAGTCTGCAAGATTAGACTGCACCCGGCAAGCTAGGGAGGATACTAAAGAAGCTACAGATGCTAGCATGGCGACCAGCCCAGACCACATCCTGACCGCAATCCAAGCAATAAAAGAAGATTCGTACTGAGATTTGTCGGACTGGTTAAAGAGAATTTTAAAAACTTCAGCTATGTCAACAAAATATCGATGCACATTGTTTTTGGCTAACAGAAGTAATGTAAGCTAAAGCCAATTTAACAAGTGTATCCTCCATCCGTTATCTAGACTGCTTATCCTGTTAAGGGTTtatatagagagacagacaagcacTTACACAGaggggcaatttagagtcaccaactGACCTAACGAGCCGAAATACCAGGGAGCACAGGCATGCATGGGGAGAATATGCAAACACAGAAAGGCCCTGTCAGAGGGGGAATCGAACCAGGAACATTCTGGCTGTAGGGCAACAGTACTAACCAcggcaccaccgtgcagccatcaacaagtttattatttttattttagaaatgtatGCAGTCGAAAAAAAGAGTACGATTTCATCAGTATTTTGCTtcctgcaaactgctttgttttcAAGAGAAAAATGATACGCCCACGCCACTAAAAAAATACATCCATTATGGCGGTCCAGATAGAACAGACCATATAGTTTGTGTTTACAGGGGCAGCCGATGAAAGTCCCTCACAGCTGCTTGAAATATAATAATGTCCTCCTAAATGTCAAAGCCTAAAAAAACAAGGTCCTCACAAAGATAGATtggtaagcacacacacacacagttgtacaTTCTTAGTTTTAAGGACCCTTGCTGACAGGTATCAGTCCATACCCCTAAATCACCTCTGATAACTTAATTACAAACCCAAATCTTAACGTTTACCTAGAACTAATTCAGATTTAAACCCATTAGTTTAGATTTAAACTCTTATACAGCTCTGTGAGTAAGCAAAGACAGACCGATATATTCAATGTTTAAAACCTCCAAGAGCCACACACTTTGTAGTACAGGCTTCCTCATGTTGATTTTCTTCACGTCAGGCCGAAATCTTTGTGAGAATGTGCCACCCTCTAGTGGTGGATATATGCGATGCACATCCACATCTTCTCTGGAACATATCTGTCAGGCAAGCAGCCCCCCCAAGGTTACATGGTGAGCAAAACCTAAGTTTATATCCAATGTGTATCCCTAAATGTTTAGACTCTTCTAAATCAATGTTTATTCACTTAGCTCCATCATAGAGCCAAACTCTGACCCAGTTCCCCAGACTAAGACCAACTCCTGCAgcagtgagtaaaaaaaacaaatggttGTTTTTCACCATAATTGTCTGTCAATGTGTCCTTTGcaaccatgtttttcttttttctttaggTGAAGTGCCTCGCTTTTGTGACTGCAACGCTTTCTGTGACACTGAAGGTAAGAAATTAGACAGAATATTGTCTCCCTATCTGTGTACATACCTTTGGATTGCATGTGTATACCTTTGATCAAAAGTACAGACTTTCAAGTAATAGTTTGACttaagttacagtatgttttttttaagagtacAATGGGAAGATAAATACCCAAAATATGACTGTTAGTTATAAACAAAGCCAGCGCAAGACTAGAAAGAAGTGGAAGCAGCTGTTCTGGCttaaacaacaactttaacaaACCAGCTAATAACATTTGTAGTTCTTTAACTCATTATGCTAAACTTATGTTAAGCTAACTGTCTGGCGGCTGTAGCTTCATTTTAAACCGACAGACAGTGGTATCTATCTTTATAATGTAAGTcgatgcaacaacaaaaaaacgtgATAACTCTTAGAAGTCGGGAGATAGAAGTATGTCTCGAACTGAAACCTTTTCTATTCTTCTCTCCCCCTTCAGGCCAGTTTTATGCCATAAGACTAAATATTGACAGTGCTGAAATTGATATTAACACCCTAAAACTCCTGGTACGTAAAGCACAACATTATAGGATAGTATATCCGATTATGTATGCTTTTTTTACTGAACCTCTTACCTTTTTGACAGTTGTCTGCAGCAAGTATCACCGCAATGTGTGCCAAAATGTCAGGGTAAGTCTCTTTCTTATCTGAATAATGCATCACgactctgctgtgttttcattaaTGATACCAGCGGCAGTGGTCTTTGTGACTGAATCATTCATtaactgtttattttgacaTACTACTGCAGAATTACTTTGTCTTGAAAGCTATTCATCGGTTTACCTGAATACATGAAGTTaatatgaaatgttataatcCTCACATGTGAATGATTCTTTATTTCCAGGTCAATTTGCCAGGATATTTCAAACTACTACGAGGTATATCTCATTGCAGATAACAGCTGGGCACTTTATATATTCTCTATTTAATCACTGATCTAGAGCTGTTCAATATGCTTCATGATAATTTGTCTTTATCCAGAGAGCTCATCTTGAATGCCATGGAACACAAGAGAGGTagatttgtttctttctgttgtctTAATGTACTATAACAGGCGTCTCAAACAAACCATGATAACTTTGGGATTGCATTATTAACCTAGTTACTAGTACATGTAATTCTACTATTCAAAGGTGGGCTATTTAACCCATTTGCCCCCGGTAACTAGGTTGTACAGCTGCATGGTGATACTGGAGATGTCTCAACCGGTTGATGGCTGCTCCCTGAATAACCTCGTCCAAGATGTCATTAACGGAATGGATTACATTACAAACGAGAGGCCACTTACACGCATGAGTAAATCTGCAGactcatatttttttattcacccTATGAAACCtttaatacatatttatatatatgcaTTTGTTATTACAATGTATTATTGATGATGCTCTGTGTCCACAGTGATTTGTGGTGCTTCTGGACTGACTGTCCGTACCCTGTTGGCATCCAACTTGACCTGGGTTGCCAGTGACCTGCAGGCCGCTGATGTCTGCCAACCAGACCCCACTCTGCTTGAATGGTAGATATAAAAATACTATTTTGGTGGCTTTTTAAAATGGATGTTGTTTCTTTCAAGGGTTTACTGTCACTTAGTTCTTCAGACATTTCAAGTCAAGATTCTAGAGCTTCTGATTATCTTTATTTTGGGAATAAAAGAACTCACATAAATAATTGAGAATATAGAAAAGTCTGACTAAGTGAAGACACCAACTGTTAAAATAAGTTGCCTcggttttgtttttccttaagAGATGGTCAgcacattaaacacactgaacaacaacaacaaaggagagagaagaaagactgGCTCAGTTATTTGTCTCTATCAATAATGTTAGTCTATTCTATATAGTCATTTTTTTGGTATGTACTAAGGCATCACAAATTATACATTTGGCTCAAACAGTCTAAAAATGACTTAATATGTATGTTTGCCTGTTCAgtaagtgtttttgtgtgtgtggttctacAATAACAGAAATTAAAGACCGTTAGGAATGTTACTTTGCATATAGAAACAGCTAGATTACATATAACTGTTTTAAATACTTAGTTAGCAATTAGCTCAGGTATTCAGAATGAAAAAACAACCTCATGCAAATTGAGATTTAACTGTCAAGAGTTGCTATTAACAAttcaaaaaacataaatgtgcaacaataaTCAACTCATGTGTCTCACGGAGGCACACACTACAATAAAAGTCCGTCAGAAATTACTCAAATCCTCTTAATTGACTTCAGACTTGTCTGGGCATGTCTCTCTTTATGTGAGGGCACTCACTCTTTCTGCTCAGTGAGAGTGGTGAGAGAATCAACTCATTgcaatcaggtgtgtgtggcactgattggctttgattgagcccaggtgtggggagcttTTATATACTCTGAGTCTCCAGTGTTCTGTGCTGACTCATcggccctttccgaattgtcacagttcagtatgcagtacgtagtATTCAGTATGGAATTTCAGTAtgctgaactttcgtggtcattcagtatgcattttttgggtccgcgcagtatactgaacatttcagtatggatactaacttccgggttttatgtagtgtggatcggatgcgtgctttcaggaaatgaattgtattttagcacccacaatgctgtgcgaaattaaatgtaaatcggcacgtcacgtgcgcctccaaatcaaaacaaacaagcgtggattaatttaatcaatttttaatctagagttaaagtcccgactgaaatcactacttttaattaacaacagaaaataaaacaaatatctgcattattataaaacctttctccctctatttaaataatgatttcactctttaaatgtgtctttattggtttattttatattctgtatattactgtctttcatttgtactttcctttatgtactgtatgtgatttagttatttaatctgccttttacttgatttacattgtaatattgttttttgtttacctgactgtatatgcgcattactcttcttgaataaagctaaacaaaaaaaaacgggtggatgcgccCGGTtctggaaacgtaaatgacgtcacttccatactgaatgaatcagatgaagtaggcACAAATATCTGcttactgtgtgtgcatactgaatagtaggtactaacagtatgtactgcctactgcctactgacagattgagtatgtacttggcaattcggatacagccattatctcaccttcagaggtagtgagagggtCTCCCTGTGGTTTCTCGAGTGGTTGTATGTATCTATAAACACCAACTAAGAACTTTCTGCATTAGATTTCCATTGCCAGTCTCCCAGTGCATAACTTGGGGTGCTGGATAGTTTCGTGTCTACTCCAGCCTTTTGTGTTATCAAAGGTCTCCCTGGCagcctttgctttttgtttcgtgttttctgggtctcctggTTTAGTTAATAATTTTCGGTGCATTATTTAGGTTAGgaagcctgttgtggctctatacagttttgttgtttttccccccctttccGATCTATCGCTTTTGCGATTTTGTGGTTATCCTTCTGGGATAACTTTGAGACACCCCTGGGTCCGCACTTGCGTCCCAATCCCCCCCTTCCTGACACTTTACTGCTGTAGTTCATGGGATGCGCTGTGagtatgctgcattcaggtgcacTTAGACAAGGGAGATGTAGAAACTAAAAACTAACCTGACCAGACCATTTGTACAGGCTTCACACAAAACAACTTATGAAAACTTAATATGaatgataaaatatttttcGTTTTTTTCTAGTGAGACAAATGAGAGCCTTGCTGTCCTGCTGACTGACAGCTGCACTCCTGAGCCTCCCACAACCAAGCTAAGCTCAACGTCACCTCCCACTCAGACCAGCAGTTACAACACTACAGCTCCTGGAACCTTACCACCATCTGTTACCAACACAACTGGACAATCTCACACAACCGCTGGAAGCACTGCAGCAGTGTCATGGACAAATGCATCACAAGCAACAGATCATTCTACCATGACTACTCCACTCACAGCCATTAACAGCACACAGTCGTCAACAACACCTGCTCTTGAAACTAGCACACACAACAGCTCACACAGTAAAACAGTGCAAAATACAACTTTCTCTGGTGACACCACATTATTGACAACCACTGACAGTGCAAAACTGCAAAACACATCCATAGCAAATACAAATATAACCCCAGTCCACTCAAAATTACAGAATACTACACCTGCTTTCGCTGATTCAATGCTACACACAACTACAGTTTCTCCAAATAGTACAGCAGTGAACGATGTCACTACGACTGGAACATTAACTCCTTCTCTGAATGACACAACAGTCAATGATCCAACTGCAGCTGACACATTAACAACTTCTACCAATCAAACAGAAGTTTACAATGTAACTGCACCTGTTACGATAATTTCTATACATGATTCAATAGTCCACAATGTGAccacaaaagacacatttactACTCAATCTCAGAATGATACAACAATCCACAGCGCAAATACAGCAGCCACAATTACACCTTCTCCAAATGATCCTACAAACTACAACGTAACTACGGCTGACACATTTTCGACTTCcccaaataaaacaacagtctACAATGAAACTACTCCGGACACACTAACACTGTCACCAAATAGTGCAACAATCCACAATGTAACTACAACAGCCATGTTAACACCTTTTCCAAACGAAACAACAAACTACAATGTAACCACAGAACCCACATTTACACGGTctccaaatgaaacaacaatcaACAACGTAACCACAGAACCCACATTTTCACTGTCTCCAAATGACAGAACAAATATCAATGTAAGCGCAGAAGCCACATTCACACCTCCAAATGAAACAACCAACTTCAACgtaactacagcagccacattcacacctccaaatgaaacaacaaactaCAACATAAGCACAGCGCCCACATTCACACctccaaatgaaacaacaaactacaacgtaactacagcagccacattcacaccttcaccaaatgaaacaacaaactaCAACGTAAGCACAGAACCCACATTCACACCTTcaccaaatgaaacaacaatcaACAACGTAACCACAGAACCCACATTTTCACTGTCTCCAAATGACAGAACAAATATCAATGTAAGCGCAGAAGCCACATTCACACCTCCAAATGAAACAACCAACTTCAACgtaactacagcagccacattcacacctccaaatgaaacaacaaactaCAACATAAGCACAGCGCCCACATTCACAcctcaaaatgaaacaacaaactacaacgtaactacagcagccacattcacaccttcaccaaatgaaacaacaaactaCAACGTAAGCACAGAACCCACATTCACACCTTcaccaaatgaaacaacaatcaACAACGTAACCACAGAACCCACATTTTCACTGTCTCCAAATGACAGAACAAATATCAATGTAAGCGCAGAAGCCACATTCACACCTCCAAATGAAACAACCAACTTCAACgtaactacagcagccacattcacaccttcaccaaatgaaacaacaaactaCAATGTAACTACAGCAGCTACATTCACACCTCCAAATGGAACAACAAACTACAACataactacagcagccacattcacaccttcaccaaatgaaacaacaaactaCAATGTAACGACAGCAGCTACATTCACACCTCCAAATGGAACAACAAACTACAACGTAACTACAGAACCCACATTCACACCTTcaccaaatgaaacaacaaactacaatgtaactacagcagccacattcacaccttcaccaaatgaaacaacaaactaCAATGTAACTACAGCAGCTACATTCACACCTCCAAATGGAACAACAAACTACAACgtaactacagcagccacattcacaccttCTCCAAATGGAACAACAAACTACAACGTCACTACAGAACCCACATTTACACCTCCAAATGAAACATCAAACTTCAACATAAGCACAGCGCCCACATTCACACCTCCAAATGAAATAACAAACTACAACCTCACTACAGTAGCCACATTAACACCTTctccaaatgaaacaacaaacttCAACGTAAGCACAGCGCCCACATTAACGCCATCTCCGAACGAAAGAACAAACTTCAACGTAACTACGGCTGTCACATTTCCAACTTCCCCAAATGAAACAACAGTCTACAATGTAACAACTACTGACACATCTACACCGTCTCCAAATGAAACAACACTCTACAATGGAACTACAACAGACAATATACGGAACCTGCACAACAGTACCGTTACTTCTAGTAATGCAACAGTTAGCACATTTACACTTTCTCCCAATCACACAACAGTGCACAATGTCACTGAGGCTTCCATCAGTCAAACAACAGCTTCAACCAACAACACAACAGTGTACAATGTAACTGTGGCAAACGACCGAGCACTGCACAACAGTTCCCTTATGAGTAATGTAACATCTAGCATAGTCACATCTACTCCCAATCCCACAGTTGTGCACAATGAAATATATCTGACCATCAATCATACAACAGTGTTTAACAATTACACAACAGAGTACAATTTAACAGTAACAGGCAACAACAGGAACCTTAACAATGGTTCAGTTACAACAAGTAACACAACAATTAGCACATTTACAACTTCTCCGAATCACAGTGTAGTGTACAATGTTACTGCAACTGCAAACAATGCAACAGTCTCCAATAATTACACTACAGAGCAAAACTTAACAATAGGTGGTGAAAACAGGAACCTCCACAACGATTCAGCCACTACAAGTAACGCAACAATTACCCCATTCACATCTTCCCCCAATCACACTGCACTATACAATGTAACTACATCCAGCACATTAACACCTTTACGAAATGATTCAACAGCGTTTAATGCAACTACAGAGGACAGCGTCCGATCCCTACAAAATGGTTCGAATACATCAGCTAACTCAACAGTTAGCCCATTTACAATTACTCCCAATACCACAGTAGGGTACAATGTAACTACAGTCTTCAACAACCACACAACACcttcaaacaataacacaacagtgTACAACTTGACTACAGAGGACAGCAACAGAACCTTACAAAATGGTTCGACTACAACAGCTAACTCGACAATTAGCCCATTTACAATTACTCCCAATACCACAGTAGGGTACAATGTAACTACAGTCTTCAACAACCACACAACACcttcaaacaataacacaacagtgTACAACTTGACTACAGAGGACAGCAACAGAACCTTACAAAATGGTTCGACTACAACAGCTAACTCTACAATTAGCCCATTTACAATTACTCCCAATACCACAGTAGGGTACAATGTAACTACAGTCTTCAACAACCACACAACACcttcaaacaataacacaacagtgTACAACTTGACTACAGAGGACAGCAACAGAACCTTACAAAATGGTTCGACTACAACAGCTAACTCGACAATTAGCCCATTTACAATTACTCCCAATACCACAGTAGGGTACAATGTAACTACAGTCTTCAACAACCACACTACACcttcaaacaataacacaacagtgTACAACTTGACTACAGAGGACAGCAACAGATCCTTACAAAATGGTTCGACTACAACAGCTAACTCGACAATTAGCCCATATACAATTACTCCCAATACCACAGTAGGGTACAATGTAACTACAGTCTTCAACAACCACACAACACcttcaaacaataacacaacagtgTACAACTTGACTACAGAGGACAGCAACAGATCCTTACAAAATGGTTCGACTACAACAGCTAACTCGACAGTTAGCCCATTTACAATTACTCCCAATACCACAGTAGGGTACAATGTAACTACAGCCTCCAACAACCACACTACACcttcaaacaataacacaacagtgTACAACTTGACTACAGAGGACAGCAACAGATCCTTACAAAATGATTCGACTACAACAGCTAACTCGACAATTAGCCCATTTACAATTACTCCCAATACCACAGTAGGGTACAATGTAACTACGTCCTCTAACAACCACACTACACcttcaaacaataacacaacagtgTACAACTTGACTACAGAGGACAGCAACAGATCCTTACAAAATGGTTCGACTACAACAGCTAACTCGACAATTAGCCCATATACAATTACTCCCAATACCACAGTAGGGTACAATGTAACTACAGCCTTCAACAACCACACAACACcttcaaacaataacacaacagtgTACAACTTGACTACAGAGGACAGCAACAGATCCTTACAAAATG is part of the Labrus mixtus chromosome 19, fLabMix1.1, whole genome shotgun sequence genome and encodes:
- the adgrg2a gene encoding mucin-2 isoform X1, whose protein sequence is MRKPEHAQKQVHLKSIRRMYNLGFDGGWRWKPHFLVILILLQAADPPKAHGYFLGDTKAVLSGCEDHWTLQDKVTMPRIFQMTVCVDIRVVKPGAWVAFSYSSPHAPRPELGLEGDDEALYGWLLRVRHRFPIRLSPIHWHRVCLRRDVQRSSFSLEVDGELVAERTVIAKAIPPSSSLWLGCRPRDRPPGETLGTIQLYLFRMWADVGNHGFCEDGTVIGWNAEYWGITSLKARQRDPFLMCDHRRLRRGARAKRSITNATTVGFGRLFSPPTEVPSTTTTSSLIIAAPVTHTATGSSFLNCDISQLCSNTNAYFWMFITVEANEGDKTEQDVHKLVSSAFGCPVTGLEDICENDGQLQIAEVNCKEKSNIRETNCDVLLQLSQAVSACELQLAGVSALQQAGDEQIQARILGEVERVGRNLCENVPPSSGGYMRCTSTSSLEHICQASSPPKVTCSIIEPNSDPVPQTKTNSCSSEVPRFCDCNAFCDTEGQFYAIRLNIDSAEIDINTLKLLLSAASITAMCAKMSGSICQDISNYYERAHLECHGTQERLYSCMVILEMSQPVDGCSLNNLVQDVINGMDYITNERPLTRMMICGASGLTVRTLLASNLTWVASDLQAADVCQPDPTLLECETNESLAVLLTDSCTPEPPTTKLSSTSPPTQTSSYNTTAPGTLPPSVTNTTGQSHTTAGSTAAVSWTNASQATDHSTMTTPLTAINSTQSSTTPALETSTHNSSHSKTVQNTTFSGDTTLLTTTDSAKLQNTSIANTNITPVHSKLQNTTPAFADSMLHTTTVSPNSTAVNDVTTTGTLTPSLNDTTVNDPTAADTLTTSTNQTEVYNVTAPVTIISIHDSIVHNVTTKDTFTTQSQNDTTIHSANTAATITPSPNDPTNYNVTTADTFSTSPNKTTVYNETTPDTLTLSPNSATIHNVTTTAMLTPFPNETTNYNVTTEPTFTRSPNETTINNVTTEPTFSLSPNDRTNINVSAEATFTPPNETTNFNVTTAATFTPPNETTNYNISTAPTFTPPNETTNYNVTTAATFTPSPNETTNYNVSTEPTFTPSPNETTINNVTTEPTFSLSPNDRTNINVSAEATFTPPNETTNFNVTTAATFTPPNETTNYNISTAPTFTPQNETTNYNVTTAATFTPSPNETTNYNVSTEPTFTPSPNETTINNVTTEPTFSLSPNDRTNINVSAEATFTPPNETTNFNVTTAATFTPSPNETTNYNVTTAATFTPPNGTTNYNITTAATFTPSPNETTNYNVTTAATFTPPNGTTNYNVTTEPTFTPSPNETTNYNVTTAATFTPSPNETTNYNVTTAATFTPPNGTTNYNVTTAATFTPSPNGTTNYNVTTEPTFTPPNETSNFNISTAPTFTPPNEITNYNLTTVATLTPSPNETTNFNVSTAPTLTPSPNERTNFNVTTAVTFPTSPNETTVYNVTTTDTSTPSPNETTLYNGTTTDNIRNLHNSTVTSSNATVSTFTLSPNHTTVHNVTEASISQTTASTNNTTVYNVTVANDRALHNSSLMSNVTSSIVTSTPNPTVVHNEIYLTINHTTVFNNYTTEYNLTVTGNNRNLNNGSVTTSNTTISTFTTSPNHSVVYNVTATANNATVSNNYTTEQNLTIGGENRNLHNDSATTSNATITPFTSSPNHTALYNVTTSSTLTPLRNDSTAFNATTEDSVRSLQNGSNTSANSTVSPFTITPNTTVGYNVTTVFNNHTTPSNNNTTVYNLTTEDSNRTLQNGSTTTANSTISPFTITPNTTVGYNVTTVFNNHTTPSNNNTTVYNLTTEDSNRTLQNGSTTTANSTISPFTITPNTTVGYNVTTVFNNHTTPSNNNTTVYNLTTEDSNRTLQNGSTTTANSTISPFTITPNTTVGYNVTTVFNNHTTPSNNNTTVYNLTTEDSNRSLQNGSTTTANSTISPYTITPNTTVGYNVTTVFNNHTTPSNNNTTVYNLTTEDSNRSLQNGSTTTANSTVSPFTITPNTTVGYNVTTASNNHTTPSNNNTTVYNLTTEDSNRSLQNDSTTTANSTISPFTITPNTTVGYNVTTSSNNHTTPSNNNTTVYNLTTEDSNRSLQNGSTTTANSTISPYTITPNTTVGYNVTTAFNNHTTPSNNNTTVYNLTTEDSNRSLQNGSTTTANSTISPFTITPNTTVGYNVTTAFNNHTTPSNNNTTVYNLTTEDSNRSLQNDSTTTANSTISPFTITPNTTVGYNVTTVFNNHTTPSNNNTTVYNLTTEDSNRSLQNGSTTTANSTVSPFTITHNTTVGYNVTTSSNNHTTPSNNNTTVYNLTTEDSNRSLQNGSTTTANSTISPFTITPNTTVGYNVTTAFNNHTTPLNNNTTVYNLTTEDSNRSLQNGSTTTTNSTISPFTITPNTTVGYNVTTVFNNHTTPSNNNTTVYNLTTEDSNRSLQNGSTTTANSTISPFTITPNTTVGYNVTTAFNNHTTPSNNNTTVYNLTTEDSNRSLQNGSTTTMNTTINTFTASPNITALYNVTTATMNPTTAENVTTANVFHNQTSPHNVTTAHIGEIQQNTTVSNTNMTTFTAARQGNETLNNVTTTPTSVVVNTTNPTVGVTNNITTTNKTEPNSTAATTVTVLNNNNETTGISLNLSSTVSSLNADSNRTTNIPGVNLTTTPAERVSTTSSTTTTTSASGTLPGQINNATAKVSTTSSTTTLKATTLTTTTLTNTGTQTTTVDPNQNQEEQANQLLNQTQNASQLTSSEVEQLVGQLDKLLEGPTVSQSVGQKAINIVSNLMGSDSAALSASANRLIRVVDDLGLKLVVSGDRAILSSNSLVLAVRTVDGTNFPTTSVNIFNTDNVELRALRRSRVKRSDSALGSVFLPSSLTSGLSPEQQLQASRVQFTFYTRSTLFQDATLNNQTMVSPVLGSSVANLSISKLTENIQFTIRNINPIHENHSASCVFWDFTQNEGRGGWSSDGCFVVNTSAEETICSCNHLTSFAILLDLSRDSIIDRQHAQILTFITYIGCGISAIFLAVTILTYLLFDKLLRDIPAKILVQLCMSLLLLNLVFLLDGWLALYPAVGLCISTAFFLHYFLLTSFTWAGLEALHMYLSVVKVFTPYLSRYMLKVSLMGWGIPLIVVIIVIAVDKDNYGLVTYGRNTDGTSDDFCWLRNDIAFYVGVVAYFLLIFSLCLIVFIMVMVQLSRIKKQNPQNQSPSRGVFTDLRSIAGLVILLGLTWGFALFAWGPLYVPFVYLFTIFNTLQGFFVFVFHCAVKENVRRQWRTYLCCGRLRLAENSEWSRTATNYNRNTSLATASSTAPHFTSRSSSVASDGTNSGGSVFADSGISDGSSSDVMLNEIHRRNLALQAVEQ